The proteins below are encoded in one region of Candidatus Nezhaarchaeota archaeon:
- a CDS encoding class II aldolase/adducin family protein, translating into MPSARIPSSLSSEEALKREICRTMARLYFRGLISALSGNASARLLEAKEFWITPSGVFKGGLRPRDLVKVDLYGNVVEGSMRPSIEAPLHAVIYRKRSDVNAVVHSHSPITVGLASAGLGARLIAETAPPMGEVKILPWAPPGTAELARLVEKNVDDAKALVLVDHGVVGVGRNLLEAEEVVESLELASLAQLVALMLKKNGPSSRLR; encoded by the coding sequence ATGCCCTCTGCGAGGATCCCCAGCTCGCTAAGCTCAGAGGAGGCTTTGAAGAGAGAGATCTGTAGGACGATGGCTAGGCTATACTTCAGAGGCTTAATATCAGCCCTGAGCGGGAACGCTAGCGCGCGCCTCCTTGAGGCTAAGGAGTTCTGGATAACTCCGAGCGGTGTCTTCAAGGGGGGCCTTAGGCCGAGGGACTTAGTGAAGGTGGACTTGTACGGGAACGTGGTCGAAGGCTCCATGAGGCCCTCGATAGAGGCCCCTCTCCACGCTGTGATATATAGGAAGAGGAGTGACGTAAACGCTGTCGTGCACAGCCACAGCCCTATTACAGTAGGCTTAGCTTCAGCTGGCCTAGGGGCTAGGCTAATAGCTGAGACCGCGCCCCCCATGGGGGAGGTCAAGATCCTACCTTGGGCCCCCCCGGGGACCGCAGAGCTAGCGAGGCTGGTCGAGAAGAACGTCGATGACGCTAAGGCGCTAGTTCTCGTAGATCACGGCGTCGTGGGCGTCGGGAGGAACCTCCTCGAGGCTGAGGAGGTCGTTGAGTCCCTAGAGCTAGCTTCGCTAGCTCAGCTCGTTGCCCTCATGCTTAAGAAGAATGGGCCTAGCTCGCGGCTTCGCTAG